From a region of the Azospirillum formosense genome:
- the gpmI gene encoding 2,3-bisphosphoglycerate-independent phosphoglycerate mutase has translation MTETNRPRPVVLCILDGWGYREEREDNAIAQGNTPNWDRLWSSEPRAFLEASEEEVGLPKGQMGNSEVGHMNLGAGRVVRQDLVMIDHAIVEGELERNAALTNLAKTLRASGGRCHILGLLSPGGVHSHQDHIAALAGVLAHEGVPVEIHAFTDGRDVPPQSAKDQMAEFMADVHALPGVTVATVSGRYYAMDRDKRWDRVAKAYAALVSAEGEKAADPIQAIEQSYAAGTHDEFILPTVIDGYTGMKDGDAILMANFRADRAREILAAFVDPAFDGFERAAVPKLAAAVGMVEYSSTLAKLMTTIFPPKSLTKVLGEVVSEAGLTQLRIAETEKYPHVTFFFNGGEERVYPGEDRILVPSPKVATYDLQPEMSAAEVTDKVVAAVDSGKYDLVVINYANPDMVGHSGILSAAIKAVEAVDASLGRLEAAVRAQGGVMLVTADHGNCELMKDPETNGPHTAHTLDKVPLVLVNGPAGVSAIRSGRLADIAPTLLDLMKLPQPAEMTGKSLIDRASARAAAE, from the coding sequence ATGACCGAGACCAATCGTCCCCGACCCGTAGTGCTGTGCATCCTGGATGGCTGGGGCTACCGCGAGGAGCGCGAGGACAACGCCATCGCGCAGGGCAACACGCCCAACTGGGACCGGCTGTGGTCGTCGGAGCCGCGCGCCTTCCTGGAGGCGAGCGAGGAGGAGGTCGGGCTTCCCAAGGGCCAGATGGGCAACTCCGAGGTCGGTCACATGAACCTGGGCGCCGGCCGCGTCGTCCGCCAGGATCTGGTGATGATCGACCACGCCATCGTCGAGGGCGAGCTGGAGCGCAACGCCGCGCTGACCAACCTCGCCAAGACGCTGCGGGCGTCCGGCGGGCGCTGCCACATCCTGGGCCTGCTGTCGCCGGGCGGCGTGCATTCGCACCAGGACCACATCGCGGCGCTGGCTGGCGTTCTGGCCCATGAGGGCGTCCCGGTCGAGATCCACGCCTTCACCGACGGCCGCGACGTGCCGCCGCAGAGCGCCAAGGACCAGATGGCCGAGTTCATGGCCGACGTGCACGCCCTGCCCGGCGTCACCGTCGCCACGGTCAGCGGGCGCTACTACGCCATGGACCGCGACAAGCGCTGGGACCGCGTCGCCAAGGCCTACGCCGCGCTGGTCAGCGCCGAGGGCGAAAAGGCCGCCGACCCGATCCAGGCCATCGAGCAGAGCTACGCCGCCGGCACCCACGACGAGTTTATCCTGCCGACCGTCATCGACGGCTACACCGGCATGAAGGACGGCGACGCCATCCTGATGGCGAACTTCCGCGCCGACCGCGCCCGCGAGATCCTGGCCGCCTTCGTCGACCCGGCCTTCGACGGGTTCGAGCGCGCCGCCGTGCCGAAGCTGGCCGCCGCCGTCGGCATGGTCGAGTACTCGTCCACCCTCGCCAAGCTGATGACGACCATCTTTCCGCCGAAATCCTTGACCAAGGTGCTGGGCGAAGTGGTCAGCGAGGCCGGATTGACCCAGTTGCGCATCGCCGAGACGGAAAAGTACCCGCACGTCACCTTCTTCTTCAACGGAGGCGAGGAGCGCGTGTATCCGGGCGAGGACCGCATCCTGGTGCCGTCGCCGAAGGTCGCCACCTACGATCTCCAGCCGGAGATGTCCGCCGCCGAGGTGACCGACAAGGTCGTCGCCGCCGTGGACAGCGGGAAGTACGATCTGGTGGTCATCAACTACGCCAACCCGGACATGGTCGGCCACAGCGGCATCCTGTCCGCCGCCATCAAGGCGGTGGAGGCGGTGGACGCCAGCCTGGGCCGGCTGGAGGCCGCCGTGCGCGCCCAGGGCGGCGTGATGCTGGTCACCGCCGACCACGGCAACTGCGAGCTGATGAAGGACCCGGAGACCAACGGCCCGCACACCGCCCACACGCTGGACAAGGTGCCGCTGGTGCTGGTGAACGGCCCCGCCGGGGTGTCGGCGATCCGCAGCGGCCGTCTAGCCGACATCGCCCCGACGCTGCTCGATCTGATGAAGCTGCCGCAGCCGGCGGAGATGACCGGCAAGAGCCTGATCGACCGCGCCAGCGCGCGGGCCGCCGCGGAATAA
- a CDS encoding peptidoglycan DD-metalloendopeptidase family protein: MLVVSAAAAAQTESPGQTLKRVEQDLQADKALQRQLDRQSQTLQKELDELRDRLVGLADQERAQEDELVHLEESLTTLETQERSQAEKLEGERQQIAALLAALQRVARIPPEAALARPDGPVDTLRSALLLRDTVPALRARADALAQALTRLAETREALQAQRSRTYAARLTLIDRQKEIGQLVARREELSRQTEEERQQVAQRTARLTGQAADLRQLMERIEAERRAAAAMAAKREAERLEAERREAERRLAEQRAAEQKLAEQKAAEQRAAEQKLAEQRAADQRARAEAETARAAPGAPAGERLPVGGRVTVRYGEADRYGATSRGVTIQARAGSTVVSPQAGTIVFAGPFRGYGQILIVEHSHGYHSLIAGFGRIDTAVGRRVATGEPIGLMPADGSPDLYFELRRHGQPINPQRGFGAPEGKGQG, encoded by the coding sequence TTGCTGGTCGTCTCCGCCGCCGCCGCGGCGCAGACCGAGTCGCCCGGCCAGACGCTGAAGCGGGTGGAGCAGGACCTCCAGGCCGACAAGGCCCTGCAACGGCAGCTCGACCGCCAGTCCCAGACGCTCCAGAAGGAGCTGGACGAGCTGCGCGACCGGCTGGTCGGTCTGGCTGACCAGGAACGGGCGCAGGAGGACGAACTCGTCCACCTCGAAGAGTCCCTGACCACCCTGGAAACTCAGGAGCGCAGCCAGGCCGAGAAGCTGGAGGGCGAGCGGCAGCAGATCGCCGCCCTGCTCGCCGCCCTGCAGCGCGTCGCCCGCATCCCCCCGGAAGCGGCGCTGGCCCGCCCGGACGGGCCGGTGGACACGCTGCGCTCCGCCCTGCTGCTGCGCGACACGGTGCCCGCCCTGCGCGCCCGCGCCGACGCGCTGGCCCAGGCGCTGACCCGGCTGGCCGAGACGCGCGAGGCGCTGCAGGCCCAGCGCAGCCGCACCTATGCCGCCCGCCTCACCCTGATCGACCGCCAGAAGGAAATCGGCCAGCTCGTCGCCCGGCGCGAGGAGCTGTCGCGCCAGACCGAGGAGGAGCGGCAGCAGGTCGCCCAGCGCACCGCCCGGCTGACCGGTCAGGCCGCCGACCTGCGCCAGCTGATGGAGCGCATCGAGGCCGAACGCCGCGCCGCCGCCGCCATGGCCGCCAAACGCGAGGCCGAACGCCTGGAGGCGGAGCGCCGCGAAGCCGAACGCCGGCTCGCCGAGCAGCGGGCCGCGGAGCAGAAGCTGGCGGAACAGAAGGCGGCGGAGCAGCGGGCCGCCGAACAGAAACTCGCCGAGCAGCGGGCCGCCGACCAGAGGGCCAGGGCCGAGGCGGAGACCGCCCGCGCCGCGCCCGGCGCGCCCGCCGGGGAACGCCTGCCGGTGGGCGGCCGGGTGACCGTGCGCTACGGCGAGGCCGACCGCTACGGCGCGACCAGCCGGGGCGTCACCATCCAGGCCCGCGCCGGCTCGACGGTGGTGTCACCGCAGGCCGGAACGATCGTCTTCGCCGGGCCGTTCCGCGGCTATGGCCAAATCTTGATCGTGGAACACAGCCACGGATATCATAGTCTCATCGCTGGATTTGGCCGCATCGACACGGCCGTCGGACGGCGCGTGGCCACGGGGGAACCCATCGGCCTGATGCCCGCCGACGGGTCACCCGATCTTTACTTCGAGCTTCGACGTCACGGACAGCCGATCAATCCACAGCGCGGTTTCGGCGCCCCGGAGGGGAAAGGACAAGGGTAG
- a CDS encoding S41 family peptidase, with protein MRIVKRAATAAALVFLGAGVATVTAQVNSTGNSSETYRQLNLFGDVFERVRAEYVESTTDEQLIESAINGMLTSLDPHSSYLNRKSFQDMQVQTRGEFGGLGIEVTMENGLIKVVSPIDETPAFRAGLQPGDLIIQLNGEAVMGLSLNEAVEKMRGPVGSDIKVTVRRGEAGEPFEVTLTRAVIKVQSVRYRTEGDIGYVRITSFNEQTQQGLEKAIASIQQQLGDKLKGYVLDLRNNPGGLLDQAVSVSDTFLEKGEIVSTRGRKAEEGTRYNAKPGDLAKGLPVVVLINGGSASASEIVAGALQDHKRALVLGTQSFGKGSVQTIIPLPGHGAMRLTTARYYTPSGKSIQALGITPDIEVHPARVEETDQGLIRRRESDLRGALRNPDAPRPATTQPAPAPGASNAPAPGAAPAAPGAAPAPANGNAPAAPSAENGEGAPNQPPFDYQLARALDLLRGVALFQARAH; from the coding sequence ATGAGGATAGTCAAGCGTGCCGCCACCGCCGCGGCCCTGGTGTTTCTGGGGGCCGGCGTCGCCACCGTCACCGCGCAGGTGAACAGCACCGGCAACAGTTCCGAGACTTACCGTCAGCTCAACCTGTTCGGCGACGTGTTCGAGCGCGTGCGCGCCGAATATGTCGAGTCGACGACGGACGAGCAGCTCATCGAGTCCGCCATCAACGGCATGCTCACCTCGCTCGACCCGCATTCCAGCTATCTGAACCGCAAGAGCTTCCAGGACATGCAGGTTCAGACCCGCGGCGAGTTCGGCGGGCTGGGCATCGAGGTGACGATGGAGAACGGCCTGATCAAGGTCGTGTCCCCCATCGACGAGACGCCGGCCTTCCGCGCCGGGCTGCAGCCGGGCGACCTGATCATCCAGCTCAACGGCGAGGCCGTGATGGGCCTGTCGCTGAACGAGGCGGTGGAGAAGATGCGCGGCCCGGTGGGCAGCGACATCAAGGTCACCGTGCGCCGCGGCGAGGCCGGCGAGCCGTTCGAGGTCACGCTGACCCGCGCCGTCATCAAGGTGCAGTCGGTCCGCTACCGCACCGAGGGCGACATCGGCTACGTCCGCATCACCAGCTTCAACGAGCAGACGCAGCAGGGTCTGGAGAAGGCCATCGCCTCGATCCAGCAGCAGTTGGGCGACAAGCTGAAGGGCTACGTCCTCGACCTGCGCAACAACCCCGGCGGCCTGCTCGACCAGGCGGTCTCGGTCTCCGACACCTTCCTGGAGAAGGGTGAGATCGTCTCCACCCGCGGCCGCAAGGCGGAGGAGGGCACGCGCTACAACGCCAAGCCCGGCGACCTCGCCAAGGGCCTGCCGGTCGTGGTGCTGATCAACGGCGGCTCGGCCTCGGCGTCGGAGATCGTCGCCGGCGCGCTGCAGGACCACAAGCGGGCGCTCGTCCTCGGCACCCAGTCCTTCGGCAAGGGCTCGGTCCAGACGATCATCCCGCTGCCCGGCCACGGCGCCATGCGCCTGACCACGGCGCGCTACTACACGCCGTCGGGCAAGTCCATCCAGGCGCTGGGCATCACCCCGGACATCGAGGTGCACCCGGCCCGCGTCGAGGAGACCGACCAGGGTCTGATCCGCCGCCGCGAGAGCGACCTGCGCGGCGCACTGCGCAACCCGGACGCACCCCGCCCGGCCACCACCCAGCCGGCTCCGGCGCCGGGCGCCAGCAACGCTCCGGCCCCAGGGGCGGCTCCGGCAGCGCCGGGTGCGGCGCCGGCCCCCGCCAACGGCAACGCCCCGGCGGCGCCGTCCGCGGAGAATGGCGAGGGCGCACCCAACCAGCCGCCCTTCGACTACCAGCTGGCCCGCGCGCTCGACCTGCTGCGGGGCGTCGCCCTGTTCCAGGCCCGCGCGCATTGA
- a CDS encoding divergent polysaccharide deacetylase family protein, which translates to MNAAALLGRLKPAKRERSGPGLLARLRRRKGGSDSDEAPRARKERRPLSPLAKRLLGAYAALALGLGGLGGWLAMNAEHTTEAWRAAIPSVEVAVKGALPAAPPPPPPAAAAAVPAQPAPPPAAPAIPPPPAAVAPPPPPTAVVVNEPVTLTPAPVPGLVEDSRNGPLPRIAEDGRKPWQVYARPFPAADRRPRIAIVLAEMGISGVTTGNALQKLPPTITLAFVPYAERLDNWVERARGKGHEVMLSVPMEPQDYPRNDPGPNALLTMLPPERNMERLEWSLGKAVGYIGITSTTGSKFTANPDAVTPVVAAMKARGLMVLDARANPRSVAGTLAGQAGVPRAFADRVIDRDLSRGAIDDQLAELEAIAKANGAAVGIGAPYPSTIERINLWLTGLADRGIAIVPVSAVANMQKQ; encoded by the coding sequence GTGAACGCTGCCGCCCTGCTGGGCCGCCTGAAGCCCGCGAAACGGGAACGTTCCGGACCCGGCCTGCTGGCCCGTCTCCGGCGCCGCAAGGGCGGCAGCGATTCGGACGAGGCTCCGCGCGCGCGCAAGGAGCGCCGCCCGCTGTCGCCCCTCGCCAAGAGGCTGCTCGGCGCCTACGCCGCGCTGGCCCTCGGGCTGGGCGGCCTCGGCGGCTGGCTGGCGATGAACGCGGAGCACACGACCGAGGCGTGGCGGGCCGCCATTCCCAGCGTCGAGGTGGCCGTGAAGGGCGCGCTGCCAGCGGCACCGCCGCCGCCGCCGCCCGCAGCGGCGGCCGCCGTTCCCGCCCAGCCGGCGCCGCCGCCCGCCGCCCCGGCGATTCCCCCGCCCCCCGCCGCGGTCGCGCCGCCTCCGCCGCCGACCGCCGTGGTTGTGAACGAGCCGGTCACCCTGACGCCGGCTCCCGTCCCCGGCTTGGTCGAGGATTCGCGCAACGGGCCGCTGCCGCGCATCGCCGAGGACGGGCGCAAGCCCTGGCAGGTCTACGCCCGTCCCTTCCCCGCCGCCGACCGCCGCCCGCGCATCGCCATCGTGCTGGCCGAGATGGGCATCTCCGGCGTGACCACCGGCAACGCCCTGCAGAAGCTGCCGCCGACGATCACGCTGGCCTTCGTTCCTTACGCCGAGCGGCTGGACAACTGGGTCGAGCGCGCCCGCGGCAAGGGGCACGAGGTGATGCTCTCCGTGCCCATGGAGCCGCAGGACTATCCGCGCAACGACCCCGGCCCCAACGCCCTTCTCACCATGCTGCCGCCCGAGCGCAACATGGAGCGGCTGGAATGGTCGCTGGGCAAGGCGGTGGGCTATATCGGCATCACCAGCACCACCGGCAGCAAATTCACCGCCAACCCCGACGCGGTGACCCCGGTCGTCGCGGCGATGAAGGCGCGCGGCCTGATGGTTCTGGACGCCCGCGCCAACCCGCGCAGCGTCGCTGGCACCCTGGCGGGGCAGGCGGGCGTGCCGCGGGCCTTCGCCGACCGGGTGATCGACCGCGACCTGTCGCGCGGCGCCATCGACGACCAGCTCGCCGAGCTGGAGGCTATCGCCAAGGCCAACGGCGCCGCGGTGGGCATCGGCGCCCCCTACCCCAGCACCATCGAACGGATCAACCTGTGGCTCACCGGGCTGGCCGACCGTGGCATCGCCATCGTGCCGGTCTCCGCCGTGGCCAACATGCAGAAGCAATAA
- a CDS encoding RNA pyrophosphohydrolase, with the protein MSKKPIDRESLPYRPCVGVMLLNDRGQVFVARRCDSKDAWQMPQGGIDEGEGVHEAALRELKEEIGTDKAEILGETAEKLRYDLPDHLLGKVWKGRWRGQEQVWLAARFTGADSDIDLATEHPEFDAWKWVDADDLPGLIVPFKRPVYESVLAEFASVIAALRRD; encoded by the coding sequence ATGAGCAAGAAGCCCATTGACCGCGAGTCCCTCCCCTACCGCCCCTGCGTCGGGGTGATGCTGCTGAACGACCGCGGACAGGTCTTCGTGGCCCGGCGCTGCGACAGCAAGGACGCCTGGCAGATGCCCCAGGGCGGCATCGACGAGGGCGAGGGCGTGCATGAGGCCGCCCTGCGCGAATTGAAGGAGGAGATCGGCACCGACAAGGCCGAGATCCTCGGGGAGACGGCGGAGAAGCTGCGCTACGATCTGCCCGACCATCTGCTGGGCAAGGTCTGGAAGGGCCGCTGGCGCGGCCAGGAGCAGGTCTGGCTGGCCGCCCGCTTCACCGGCGCGGACAGCGACATCGACCTCGCCACCGAACACCCGGAATTCGACGCCTGGAAATGGGTCGACGCCGACGACCTGCCCGGCCTGATCGTGCCCTTCAAACGCCCGGTCTACGAATCGGTCCTGGCGGAATTCGCCTCGGTGATCGCGGCGCTGCGGCGGGACTGA
- a CDS encoding acyl-ACP desaturase produces MALHWKYEELPWDQLDHGKVDPDLVPLIKAAALVEFNADDYTAYLCNVFHDDPEFQEVAHGWAVEEVQHGRALGKWAELVDPTFDFDRAVERFRAGYKVPIDLDASVRGSRTGEMIARCMVETGTSSYYAAIGDSTDEPVLKLICKNIAADELRHFKLFYTYTKKYLELEQLNKFQRLKVALSRIGESEDDELAYAYYAANAPEGEPYAHKTYNQAYMRRAYGRYRPKHVDRAVAMVFKACGLKPHTRFYSVAARGAWWLIESRAKRLAKVA; encoded by the coding sequence GTGGCGTTGCACTGGAAATACGAAGAGCTTCCCTGGGATCAACTGGACCACGGCAAGGTCGATCCCGATCTCGTCCCGCTCATCAAGGCGGCGGCCCTGGTGGAGTTCAACGCCGACGACTACACGGCCTATCTCTGCAACGTCTTCCACGACGACCCCGAATTCCAGGAGGTCGCGCATGGCTGGGCGGTCGAGGAGGTCCAGCATGGCCGGGCGCTCGGCAAGTGGGCGGAGCTGGTCGATCCGACCTTCGACTTCGACCGGGCCGTGGAGCGCTTCCGCGCCGGCTACAAGGTGCCGATTGACCTCGATGCCTCGGTCCGCGGCTCGCGCACCGGCGAGATGATCGCCCGCTGCATGGTCGAAACCGGCACCAGCAGCTATTACGCGGCCATCGGCGACTCGACGGACGAGCCGGTCCTCAAGTTGATCTGCAAGAACATCGCCGCCGACGAGCTGCGCCACTTCAAGCTCTTCTACACCTACACGAAGAAGTATCTGGAGCTGGAGCAGCTCAACAAGTTCCAGCGGCTCAAGGTGGCGCTGTCGCGCATCGGCGAGTCGGAGGACGACGAGCTGGCCTACGCCTACTACGCGGCCAACGCGCCGGAGGGCGAGCCCTACGCGCACAAGACCTACAACCAAGCCTACATGCGCCGCGCCTACGGCCGCTACAGGCCCAAGCACGTCGATCGCGCGGTGGCGATGGTCTTCAAGGCCTGCGGGCTGAAGCCGCACACCCGCTTCTACAGCGTCGCCGCCCGCGGCGCCTGGTGGCTGATCGAAAGCCGCGCCAAGCGGCTCGCCAAGGTCGCGTAA
- a CDS encoding F0F1 ATP synthase subunit epsilon, which translates to MADKVEFELVSPEKLLTSQPVDMVVVPGSEGDFGVLAGHSPMISTVRPGVIDVYEADRVVDRVFVAGGFAEVTETRCTVLAEEAIAVAEIDRAKVEQEIRDLGEDLEDAKSDDEKARVEAKIAVARAKLDATGATTH; encoded by the coding sequence ATGGCCGATAAAGTCGAATTCGAGCTGGTCTCTCCGGAGAAGCTGCTGACCTCGCAGCCCGTCGACATGGTCGTGGTGCCGGGTTCGGAAGGTGACTTCGGCGTCCTCGCCGGCCACTCGCCGATGATTTCGACCGTCCGTCCGGGCGTGATCGACGTCTACGAGGCTGACCGCGTGGTTGACCGGGTGTTCGTCGCCGGCGGCTTCGCCGAGGTGACCGAGACCCGCTGCACCGTCCTGGCCGAGGAGGCCATCGCGGTCGCCGAGATCGACCGCGCCAAGGTCGAGCAGGAGATCCGCGACCTGGGCGAGGATCTGGAGGACGCCAAGTCCGACGACGAGAAGGCCCGCGTGGAGGCGAAGATCGCCGTCGCCCGCGCCAAGCTCGACGCGACCGGCGCGACCACGCATTGA